The following proteins are co-located in the Rippkaea orientalis PCC 8801 genome:
- a CDS encoding alpha-ketoacid dehydrogenase subunit beta: MAETLLFNALRQAIDEEMAHDETVFVLGEDVGHYGGSYKVTKDLYKKYGDLRVLDTPIAENSFTGMAVGAAMTGLRPIIEGMNMGFLLLAFNQIANNAGMLRYTSGGNFKIPMVIRGPGGVGRQLGAEHSQRLEAYFHAVPGLKIVACSTPYNAKGLLKAAIRDDNPVLFFEHVLLYNLKEKLPDTEYIVPLDKAEIVRPGKDVTILTYSRMRHHCVQALKTLEKEGYDPEIIDLISLKPFDLETIGASIRKTHRVIIVEECMKTGGIAAELIALINDNFFDELDAPVIRLSSQDIPTPYNGTLENLTIVQPAKIVEAVQKMVALQV, from the coding sequence ATGGCAGAAACCTTATTATTTAATGCACTCCGTCAAGCCATTGATGAAGAAATGGCTCATGACGAGACAGTTTTTGTTCTCGGAGAAGACGTAGGACACTACGGCGGTTCCTACAAGGTAACAAAAGATCTTTACAAAAAATACGGCGACCTACGGGTTCTCGATACCCCCATCGCTGAAAACAGCTTTACGGGAATGGCGGTAGGGGCTGCCATGACAGGATTACGTCCTATTATTGAAGGGATGAACATGGGGTTTTTACTCCTCGCGTTTAACCAAATTGCTAACAATGCGGGGATGCTACGCTATACCTCTGGGGGCAACTTCAAAATACCGATGGTGATTCGCGGTCCAGGGGGCGTAGGACGGCAATTAGGGGCTGAACACTCCCAACGCCTTGAAGCCTATTTCCATGCTGTTCCTGGGCTAAAAATCGTGGCCTGTTCCACTCCTTACAACGCCAAGGGACTCCTCAAAGCAGCTATCCGCGATGATAACCCCGTTCTCTTTTTCGAGCACGTTCTTCTCTACAATTTGAAGGAAAAATTGCCCGATACGGAATACATTGTTCCCTTAGATAAAGCAGAAATCGTCAGACCAGGGAAAGATGTTACTATCCTGACCTATTCACGGATGCGCCATCATTGTGTTCAGGCGTTAAAAACCTTAGAAAAAGAAGGGTATGACCCCGAAATTATCGATTTAATTTCTTTAAAACCCTTTGATTTAGAGACAATTGGTGCATCTATTCGGAAAACCCATCGGGTGATTATTGTAGAAGAATGTATGAAAACCGGGGGAATTGCCGCCGAATTAATTGCGCTGATTAATGATAATTTCTTTGATGAATTGGATGCCCCAGTTATTCGCTTATCCTCCCAAGATATTCCCACTCCTTATAACGGAACATTAGAAAATTTGACCATTGTTCAACCGGCTAAAATTGTTGAAGCAGTCCAGAAAATGGTAGCTTTGCAGGTTTAA
- the secD gene encoding protein translocase subunit SecD, with protein MQRQRLLLGFIAVLAITSIFILSTLGLQLGLDLKGGAQLTILVKPTKEVPRISPEDLQAEKTILENRVNALGVTEAFVQTLGEDKIVIQLPGVTDPEQAERVLGGTAQLEFREQKQGTEGQFQAEFTIKRQYEAELATLRQAAKTPETAQRIEELNKSIEKSNEAVLSLFQSVDLTGKNLKSARPSPTQSGNNWDVAISFDDAGGKKFAELTKNLAGTGRSIGIFLDNSLISAPVVGVEFANTGITGGNAVITGNFTIDSANDLAVQIRGGSLPFPVEVVENRTVGATLGQDSIRSSIYAGLAGLVLVLIFMAVYYRLPGVIADVALGIYTLLTLAAYSLIGVTLTLPGIAGFILSIGMAVDANVLIFERTREELREGNSLYRSVEAGFYNAFSSILDSNVTTLIACGALFGLGSGLVKGFALTLAIGVAVSMFTALTCSRTFLLLTVLGVPTVRQKPQLFCPNLPTIAK; from the coding sequence ATGCAAAGACAGCGTTTATTATTGGGTTTCATTGCGGTATTAGCTATTACTTCCATCTTCATTTTGTCCACCCTTGGACTACAACTAGGATTAGACTTGAAAGGGGGAGCTCAATTAACCATTCTTGTCAAACCCACCAAAGAAGTCCCGCGCATCAGTCCTGAAGACTTACAAGCGGAAAAAACCATCCTAGAAAATCGGGTGAATGCCTTGGGGGTAACGGAAGCTTTTGTTCAGACCTTGGGAGAAGATAAAATCGTTATTCAGTTACCCGGAGTCACTGACCCTGAACAGGCCGAACGGGTGTTAGGGGGAACGGCACAATTAGAATTTCGGGAACAAAAACAGGGTACAGAAGGGCAATTTCAAGCTGAATTTACGATTAAACGTCAGTATGAAGCTGAATTGGCCACCCTCAGACAAGCAGCCAAAACCCCCGAAACTGCCCAACGGATAGAGGAACTGAATAAATCCATCGAAAAATCTAACGAAGCTGTCTTATCGCTGTTTCAATCGGTTGATTTAACGGGAAAAAACCTCAAGAGTGCCCGTCCGAGTCCTACTCAGTCAGGCAATAATTGGGACGTAGCTATTAGCTTTGATGATGCCGGGGGCAAAAAGTTCGCAGAATTGACCAAAAACCTCGCAGGAACGGGTCGTAGTATCGGAATTTTCCTCGATAATAGCCTTATTAGTGCCCCCGTAGTTGGAGTAGAGTTTGCCAACACTGGAATCACCGGAGGAAATGCCGTCATTACGGGTAACTTTACCATTGACAGTGCCAATGACCTCGCTGTACAAATTCGCGGGGGTTCCTTGCCTTTTCCCGTGGAAGTCGTAGAAAACCGTACCGTTGGCGCAACCTTGGGTCAAGATAGTATCCGAAGCAGTATCTATGCCGGGTTAGCCGGATTAGTTCTAGTATTAATCTTTATGGCGGTTTATTATCGTCTTCCTGGGGTCATTGCTGATGTCGCATTGGGAATTTACACGCTATTAACCTTAGCTGCTTATTCCTTAATTGGCGTAACTTTGACGCTGCCTGGAATTGCTGGATTTATTCTCAGTATTGGTATGGCGGTAGATGCTAATGTACTAATTTTTGAGCGAACCCGTGAAGAATTGCGAGAAGGCAATAGTCTTTATCGTTCCGTTGAAGCTGGATTTTACAACGCTTTTTCGAGTATTTTAGATAGTAATGTCACCACCTTAATCGCCTGTGGTGCGCTATTTGGCTTAGGGTCAGGATTAGTGAAAGGGTTTGCTTTAACATTGGCGATTGGGGTTGCTGTTAGTATGTTTACGGCCTTAACTTGTAGTCGAACCTTCCTCTTATTAACGGTTTTAGGAGTACCCACAGTTCGTCAGAAACCTCAACTCTTTTGCCCTAATTTACCCACAATTGCTAAGTAA
- the secF gene encoding protein translocase subunit SecF, with protein sequence MKLNVIKSQRLWWSISGLIILIGLIAMVVSYSTFQSPLRPGLDFIGGTRLQLQLTCGVQGNCEKPISTGEVQEILNQQGLSSSTIQVLEGNILSIRSKTLDVDQRTKLQQALTEKIGQFDPETVQIDTVGATVGKELFTSGILALLVSFFGIIVYLSVRFQFDYAFFAIVALVHDVLVTAGVFAILGLVAGVEVDSLFLVSLLTIIGFSVNDTVVIYDRIRENLEKTPELTINDIVDNAVNQTLTRSINTSLTTVLPLIAIFLFGGETLKYFALALIIGFIAGAYSSIFIASTLLALWRNRQQLSVISKQ encoded by the coding sequence ATGAAATTAAATGTTATTAAATCACAACGCTTGTGGTGGTCGATTTCGGGATTAATTATCCTGATTGGACTTATCGCAATGGTCGTTTCCTATTCCACGTTTCAATCTCCCCTACGCCCTGGATTAGACTTTATTGGGGGAACACGACTCCAATTACAATTAACCTGTGGAGTTCAGGGAAACTGCGAGAAACCCATTAGTACAGGAGAAGTCCAAGAGATTTTGAACCAACAGGGCTTATCTAGTAGTACCATTCAAGTGTTAGAAGGCAATATTCTGTCTATTCGCAGCAAAACCCTAGATGTAGACCAACGGACTAAACTACAACAGGCATTAACCGAGAAAATTGGCCAATTTGACCCCGAAACCGTTCAAATTGATACGGTTGGGGCAACAGTGGGCAAAGAGTTATTTACGTCAGGGATTTTAGCCCTTTTGGTGTCTTTCTTTGGCATTATTGTCTATCTCAGTGTTCGCTTTCAATTTGACTATGCTTTCTTCGCTATTGTTGCCCTAGTCCATGATGTTTTGGTCACGGCCGGAGTATTTGCCATACTAGGATTAGTCGCAGGGGTAGAGGTTGATAGTCTATTCTTGGTGTCCCTATTAACGATTATTGGTTTCTCGGTTAATGATACGGTCGTTATTTATGACCGTATTCGGGAAAATTTAGAGAAAACTCCTGAATTAACTATTAATGACATCGTGGACAATGCCGTTAATCAAACCCTGACCCGTTCGATTAACACCAGTTTAACGACCGTTTTGCCACTGATTGCTATTTTTCTGTTTGGGGGAGAAACCCTCAAATACTTTGCCCTTGCCTTGATTATTGGCTTTATCGCCGGGGCTTATTCGAGTATCTTTATTGCCAGTACCCTACTCGCTTTATGGCGCAATCGTCAACAGTTATCAGTAATCAGTAAACAGTAA
- the queG gene encoding tRNA epoxyqueuosine(34) reductase QueG, producing MTPSQWTGIIKQKALELGFHKVGIADVDDNFDDRATNHLNTWLALGYHSDMAWMANPKRFNIRDCWPEVKSVICVALNYYTPHQHPQGQEYGKISRYGWGRDYHKVMGKKLKALSQWLESQDNSIKTRYYVDTGPIQDKVWAQRSGIGWIAKNSNVITREYGSWVFLGEVLTNLSLIPDKPHTQHCGTCKSCLDACPTRAIPQPFVVDANRCIAYHTIENKADTLPEPIAAKLEGWVAGCDICQEVCPWNQRFAQETDVADFQPYPDNIAPKLRDLANMSLEEWDRRFRGSALRRIKLERWQRNANANLEK from the coding sequence ATGACCCCCTCTCAATGGACTGGTATTATTAAACAAAAAGCCCTAGAGTTAGGTTTCCATAAGGTGGGAATTGCCGATGTGGATGATAATTTTGACGATAGGGCAACCAATCATCTAAACACCTGGTTAGCCTTGGGCTATCATAGCGATATGGCTTGGATGGCTAACCCGAAACGCTTCAATATTCGAGACTGTTGGCCTGAGGTTAAATCAGTTATCTGTGTTGCCTTGAATTATTACACCCCCCATCAACATCCCCAAGGTCAAGAATACGGCAAAATTTCCCGTTATGGATGGGGACGGGACTACCATAAGGTGATGGGTAAAAAGCTAAAAGCCTTAAGTCAGTGGCTAGAAAGCCAAGATAATTCGATTAAAACCCGTTATTATGTCGATACAGGACCCATACAAGACAAAGTTTGGGCACAACGGTCGGGAATTGGGTGGATTGCTAAAAATAGTAATGTGATTACCCGTGAGTACGGCAGTTGGGTCTTTTTAGGGGAAGTTTTGACTAATTTAAGCTTAATTCCTGATAAACCCCATACTCAACACTGTGGGACTTGTAAAAGCTGTTTAGACGCTTGTCCTACGAGAGCTATCCCTCAACCCTTTGTCGTGGATGCTAATCGGTGTATTGCCTATCATACCATCGAAAACAAAGCAGATACCTTACCTGAACCAATTGCTGCTAAGCTAGAAGGATGGGTAGCCGGATGCGATATTTGTCAAGAGGTCTGTCCCTGGAATCAACGCTTTGCCCAAGAGACAGATGTTGCTGATTTTCAGCCTTACCCTGATAATATAGCCCCAAAATTGCGAGATTTAGCCAATATGTCCCTAGAGGAATGGGATAGACGGTTTCGGGGTTCAGCGTTACGAAGGATTAAGTTAGAGCGATGGCAACGGAACGCTAATGCT